The following DNA comes from Pseudomonas sp. Tri1.
GGAACTATTGGGCCCGCGCGCCTACGGTGAACCGCTGGGTAGTGCGGTACTCAAGGCCACCGCTGAGGATTTCCAGGTCGATGAAGTGCTGGATATCCCGTTGACCGGCGATGGCGAGCACTTGTGGATCTGGGTTGAAAAACGCGGCTTGAACACCGAAGAGGCCGCTCGACGAATCGCCAAGGCCGCTGGCGTGCCATTGCGCACTGTCAGCTACGCCGGGCTCAAGGACCGCCAGGCCCTTACCCGCCAATGGTTCAGCGTCCAATTGCCAGGCAAGGCCGACCCGGACCTGTCGGCGGCAGAGAACGACACACTGAAGATCCTCAAGACCGGACGCCACAGACGCAAACTGCAGCGCGGCGCGCATTCGGCCAATGGCTTCACCCTGCGCCTGACCCAGTTCAAGGGCGACACCGCAGCTATCGATGCGCGGTTGCAACAGATTGCTCGCCAGGGTATCCCCAACTATTTCGGCGCCCAGCGGTTCGGGCATGACGGCGGCAACGTCGTCGATGCCCGGGCCTGGGCGGTGCGCAAGGCCTTGCCGGAACAGCGC
Coding sequences within:
- the truD gene encoding tRNA pseudouridine(13) synthase TruD: MTELELLGPRAYGEPLGSAVLKATAEDFQVDEVLDIPLTGDGEHLWIWVEKRGLNTEEAARRIAKAAGVPLRTVSYAGLKDRQALTRQWFSVQLPGKADPDLSAAENDTLKILKTGRHRRKLQRGAHSANGFTLRLTQFKGDTAAIDARLQQIARQGIPNYFGAQRFGHDGGNVVDARAWAVRKALPEQRNVRSRLLSTARSFLFNRVLAARVADGTWLQAQVGDLLAFTDSRSFFPAGEAECSDPRLAILDLHPTGPQWGEGPSPAAGATFELEQAVAEGEADLRDWLINAGMSHERRILRLPIGGLSWHYPEPDILQLEFVLPAGCFATVLVRELVDLVPVGQTDSPCVF